One stretch of Cheilinus undulatus linkage group 5, ASM1832078v1, whole genome shotgun sequence DNA includes these proteins:
- the ptger4a gene encoding prostaglandin E receptor 4 (subtype EP4) a, whose protein sequence is MNNQSMTGRTMVPTIPSVMFIFGVVGNVIAIVVLCKSRKEQKETTFYTLVCGLAITDLLGTLLASPVTIAIYVKGSWPGEDPLCQYFGFCMLFFSLAGLSIICAMSVERYIAINHAYFYNDYVDQKLAGLTLLAIYISNALFCALPIVGFGQVKKQYPQTWCFLEWRSNKTSDAAYSYMYAGFSSLLTLVTVICNVLVCGALIRMHRRFVRRTSLGTDMARNVDPRRRGRSFGHLAGAEIQMVILLIGTSAVVLICSIPLVARVFLNQLYKFPVELRLDKNPDLQAIRFASFNPILDPWIYILLRKAVLLKLIEKIKCLFCKIGAQRQQRQGNCHCIDAHQLSSVISNRDSHSLVSNDLRDVSSSSQTFLYLPEGGGMYAGGCQTANRLSGSRPSSVRNSQASHSSEQGTAEAGNGKRTNEIRDGSALQCPKDSALQMSLRTETVEEKCI, encoded by the exons ATGAATAATCAGTCGATGACAGGGAGGACCATGGTCCCCACCATTCCGTctgttatgttcatttttggTGTAGTTGGGAACGTCATCGCTATCGTGGTTCTTTGTAAATCTCGCAAAGAACAGAAAGAAACCACGTTTTACACGCTGGTGTGTGGGCTAGCTATCACTGACCTGCTCGGCACTCTGCTAGCCAGTCCGGTCACCATTGCCATTTACGTGAAAGGATCCTGGCCCGGAGAGGACCCACTGTGCCAATACTTTGGATTCTGCATGCTCTTCTTCTCCCTGGCGGGGCTCAGTATCATCTGTGCCATGTCTGTGGAGAGATACATCGCCATAAACCATGCCTACTTCTACAATGACTATGTGGACCAGAAGCTGGCGGGTCTGACTCTCCTGGCGATCTACATTTCCAATGCGCTCTTCTGCGCACTGCCCATCGTCGGCTTTGGGCAGGTGAAGAAACAATACCCTCAAACTTGGTGTTTCTTAGAGTGGAGGAGCAACAAGACCAGCGACGCAGCTTACTCTTACATGTATGCGGGTTTCAGCTCTCTTTTAACTCTCGTGACTGTTATCTGTAACGTGCTGGTGTGCGGGGCTTTGATCAGGATGCACCGGCGTTTTGTGCGCAGAACGTCGCTGGGAACTGATATGGCGCGCAACGTGGACCCGCGGAGGAGAGGACGAAGCTTCGGGCATCTAGCTGGTGCAGAAATTCAGATGGTGATTTTACTGATAGGAACGTCAGCAGTGGTGCTTATCTGCTCCATACCACTTGTT GCTCGTGTGTTTTTAAACCAGCTGTATAAGTTTCCAGTGGAGCTGAGGTTAGACAAAAATCCTGATCTTCAAGCAATACGCTTCGCCTCCTTCAACCCAATCCTTGACCCCTGGATCTACATCCTGCTCCGCAAGGCTGTCCTCCTCAAGCTCATTGAAAAAATCAAGTGCTTATTTTGCAAGATAGGAGCACAAAGGCAACAGAGACAGGGAAACTGCCACTGCATAGATGCTCATCAGCTCTCCTCGGTCATCTCAAACCGGGACTCACACTCTCTTGTTTCCAACGACCTGCGAGATGTCAGCAGCTCCTCCCAGACTTTCCTCTACCTGCCTGAGGGAGGCGGGATGTACGCTGGAGGCTGTCAGACAGCAAACAGACTCTCTGGTTCTAGACCTtcatcagtcagaaactctCAAGCTTCTCATTCGTCTGAGCAGGGGACTGCTGAGGCTGGAAATGGAAAAAGGACAAATGAAATCAGGGACGGGTCAGCCTTACAGTGCCCAAAGGATTCAGCACTTCAAATGTCATTGAGAACAGAGACAGTGGAGGAAAAATGCATCTGA